ATCCGAAGTATTCGTGCTGGAACACTGGAGCGTCTGGTGGAGACGTTATTGACAGCGTTTGGTGACAACGACCTCACCTACACCTCCATCTTCCTGTCCACCTACAGGGCCTTCACCAGCACACAGACTGTACTGCAGCTACTGCTAGACAGGTAGGGCTGGAGTGAAGTGTTGCACACAGCCAAAATAATGCATTGACTATTAACGTTTAAGAGGTTTTAAATGTGATCTCTccttattttcttttgttgcagGTATGGAAGTGTGGAGGAAAATGAGCAAGGCACAGGCAGATGCAAAGGCTCTGAAACCAATGGAGCCATCAGAAGGTGAGATACATTTTTCTATATCAGTTCCATATGGACAGCTTCCAATAGATAACATTTCAGCAGTATTGTTGACTTATCACACCTGTCCCTCTATCATTGCCAGCTCTCTTAACACAAACCTTTCCCTACTGTCTCCACAGTGCCTTGGCCTCTATCCTGCGTGCCTGGCTGGACCAGTGTCCTGAAGACTTCCAGGAGCCGCCCGACTACCCCTGTCTTCACAGGCTGATGGACTACCTGCGCAAGACCCTGCCAGGCTCGGAGGCTCTTAGACGGGCAGAAGGTCTGCTGGAGCAGTTGCAGAGTCAGGCCAGCATGGAGGACACTGATGGTAACTAACGCTCTTTAAACTCTTTTTAAAAAGTTCTTTGTTCTGTACAgtgctaattttttttttttcatcatcataAGTAAGTATTTCCTCCGAGTCAAATCGCCCGTGTTTTCCTGCTTTTAGCTGGTTTCCACGGCAACAGTTCTTTCTGCCtgggggaagaggaggaagtaGAGATCGAGGTCCAGGAGGACTTCCTGTCGTTCGAGGCCGACCTGGTGGCGGAGCAGCTGACCTACATGGATGCTGTGAGTGGAGGGAAATGAGAGATGGAAACGGGTGCATTGGCAGCGTGTGTTGTGTAGCAGGGAAAGGTTACGCAGGTTACATCCCTGCGATTTTTCGTCAGTGTCGTCATACTAACATCAGCCTGTTCTCTTGCTTCTAGCTGCTGTTTAAAAAGGTTGTGCCCCACCACTGCCTGGGCTCCATCTGGTCTCAGAGGGATAAGAAGCACAACAAGCACAGCGCCCCCACCATTCGAGCCACCATTACGCAGTTTAATGCTGTGGCGGCCTGCGTGGTCAGCACAGTGCTGAAACACCGACAGATCAGACCGCATGTCAGAGCGCGGGTCATCCAGCGCTGGATAGACATCGCTCAGGttagcagaaacacacacacatctcatctATAAACCTACAACAAAATGGGTCAAGTTGTGACTTTCCTTGTGCTAATTGTCTCCCAACAGGAGTGTCGAATACGCAAAAACTTCTCGTCTCTGCGAGCCATTGTATCTGCGCTGCAGTCCAACCCTCTGTACAGGCTGAAAAGGGCATGGGCCTGTGTGCACAAGTAAGTCTTGATAGAAGAATCATCTCTGAGATTTTTATTTTAGACATGTATTTTAGCTGATATGTCCGGTACCATTAGCTAACATGAATCTGTGCTTCACACAGAGACAGCATGCAGACATTTGAGGAACTGTCGGACATTTTCTCCGATCACAACAACTACCTGACCAGCAGAGAGCTCCTCATGAGGGTGAGCATTAACAGTTAACATGTATCTAATATCTGAGGGATTTGCAAAATTATGAATTTGTAAACTTTAGTATACTctctataaaaaaaatcccagtTTTAAATTGTGTAGATGACTTCATCTGGAAGTCCTAAAATTATTTCTTCATTCGCTGGTGAGAAGCTGGAGGACTGAAGCTGCTTTTTTGTTTGCTCTACAGGAAGGCACTTCAAAGTTTGCCAGTCTGGAGAATTGTGCCAAGGAGCATCAGAAACGCACCCACAAGAGACTACAGTTGCAGAAGGAAATGGTGAGACAAAGACTGGTGCAATAAGAGCTTCTGAAACAAATGCCAGACGAGCGGAGTGTTTTTCAAAGGGAGCTAAAACCGAGCTTTATAATTTAAAACAACACATTCCTCTAAAGCAATGTACTGTATGATGAAGCCACATGCTTAGCTTTGTTTACTCAGTGCACCATGTGCTGTGCTTACATTAAgcctgtgttgtattttataaaaCCCACCCTGGCATCTGTAAATCACAGGGACCACAGTGCAAATTAGTCGCTGGCTTTATTGTGGCATCCTGtagtatttatttaaaccaagtGTTTTTCTCCGCAGGGAGCCATGCAAGGAACGATACCGTACTTGGGGACCTTTCTAACCGACCTGACCATGCTGGATACAGCTCTGCCTGACATAGTAGAGGTAAGAAAAAATCCATAGccacctggtgtgtgtgtgtgtgtgtgtcaatattTGAGAGCATGTGTCTGCAAGTTCACACAACTCTGCAGATCTGAGAGTCTATCTGTGTAACTGCTGTCAGAAACCGGGGCGTAAGTTTCCATGAGTGCATGAGGAATTTTGTCGGGCCGTTTTTGAAGCGGTCCACCTAATGCTGTTTGTCTAAGCAGCCGCTGGTATGTGATGTCCATGGTCTGACAGCGTGCTCTTTGTGTCCTCTGCAGGGTGGTCTGAACAACTTTGAGAAGAGACGCAGGGTGAGTGTAGCTGCAAGCGGCCTCCTCTGACATGATTATACCATGACAATTACCACCTGATGAGCTCGGCTGACATGTGCCACGTGTTGAAGCAAAACGGATCTAACGTTTGtgactttctctctgtctctgcaggaGTTCGAGGTGATCGCTCAGATCAAGCTGCTCCAGTCGGCCTGCAACAGCTACTGTCTGGCTCCAGACTCGGCTTTCCTCCGCTGGTTTAAGAGCCAGGTTCTTCTCAGTGAGGAGGAGAGGTACTGCTACTTTACTAAGACTGCCATCTTTCTTAATTGCACCGTTATCCATTCGATAACAAGCAAATTGGTGCATGAGGTCATGGTCTGTTGGACCTAttgttcacaaacacacaatagaAGCTTCTTTCTGTCCTTTCTCCTCGCCTCTCCCTGCTGTTCTTATGTCGTGTCTTCACTCCCTACTGATCTATTGTGCTTATTGCTTTTGCTCTGTTAACTGTCTTCTCTTCCCTCCTTCTctatctctttccctctctctcacttagAAATCACGCTTCTTAAAACCACCGGCACAGGATTTGTCAACTTTTTATGCTGTCTAAGGTTGATTATCAGTGTTTTCTCTTGCAGCTACGCCTTGTCCTGTGAGATTGAAGGTCTCGGTGACAGCAGTCCAACCTCACCTAAACCTCGAAAAAGCATGGTGAAGAGACTCAGCCTGTGAGTACATCcgggaaaaaaaagatgttaatAGAACCTAACGGAGAGGGTTTAGTTTTAAATGTGAAGTATAGAATACTTTTCTTTGGCTAAGATAGTCACACAGTCATATTTAAGCACTGAATTGCTGTGacctatttattttattgtctaaTAACTGACTTCCGCTACTTTCCAGGCTGTTTCTTGGACCAGACAATAATACAGCCAGTTCTCCAGTCAGAGAGACGCCGCGCTCGCCTCCTACTGGCAGCTCCGGGGAGAGCATGGACTCAGTCAGTGTGTCCTCCAGTGACTCCAGCAGCCCGTCAGACAGCGAGGGCCTCACCCCCACCCACACCTCCGACTCCCAGCAAAACAAGGTGGGCTACAGCGCTAAATGAAATGTGATAATTTTGGTCATACTTAGGGACTGTATGAAAATGATTGgtctggggaggggggggctgaACTTTATGTTTCATTTTTTCAAAAAGCGAGGCCTTCTCCAGTGTTATTGATCCATTTTTTAGAACCCTCCCGTTGACTAAGAAAAACTACTAAAAATTGTAACACCCTGTCCCAAATAcctcaaaatacatttttcgTACAATGCACTTTGCTGTTACTAACAAAAATTGCACAGAAAAACCACAAGTAAGATATTTCTCTGTTCTGTCTCGTAGGAATGACATATTGATCCTACTAGCTCATTGttgattttgaaaaaaagaagccCTAATCTGTCTGAAAATGAGAAAACAGATTTATTACACAAGTTGCACACAGTTGataacttttttaaaaaaagtcttattaggaaagaataaaataaaatctaattttGGTATAAGAGAGAAGGCCCTCCACTGCTCTCCCAAAAGTCTTGACAACCTTCCCTttagcaaaaagaaaaaaatacactcCCTTTTCTTGTCCCCCCTTGCCCCTAATAATTTCCATGCAGTCCCTTAGTCAAAATGTTATTTGAGGAAAACAATTATATTTATCTCTTTTGAGCCTTGCACGTGTCACTTAATTCCAGTATTTTCTAGTCTCATTTCCTCTCGCCTCACATAGTTGCAAATGGATGATCAGAATATGGTTATGTGCATTTGTAGAAGAAAATGATCCTGTTATGGTTTTGTGTATCGGTATGTAACTACTGCTTATGTTTCCTCAGCTTTCAGAATCCTCCTCTTGTAATTCACTCCACTCCATGGACACCAGCTCGTCGACAGCCAGTGTCTCCATGACTCCTGCATCTCCTTCACTCCCCGGGCCCCCCTGCACCCACAGACGCTCCATCTCCCTCACACCCCTGTCCCCCAGCTCCCCGAGTCAAAGCCCAGCTTATAACACTCAGGCCCAAGATGCATGCATCATAAGAGTCAGTCTGGAGCATGGCAACGGGAATCTCTACAAGAGCATATTggtaaataaatatgtgtgtttgtgttcctgtTTGAGTGAGATGCCcttgatatatgtatatatgtaaaaccctgtatgactattttttttttctctattccCTAAATAGTTGACAAATCAAGACAAGACTCCGGCTGTAATTTCTAGAGCCATGGCCAAGCACAACCTggaggtggagccagaggagggaTACGAGCTGGTACAAGTCATCTCTGAGGAGAGAGGTAAAAAACATGGCTCTACTTTTAAATTTAGCCtcattcatatattttttttcatggaACCTCTGCGGTTCTTGATGGTTTTAGTTGATTGATGTATATCTTTTTCATTATTCAGACCTACATTTTTCTCAACCAGAGGGAGCTAGCTCCATGTTGGGCTTTCCGAAAACTGTAATAAAACTTGCCTCACAATTTATTTGTCATACAGTAAAATCCAGAGGCATACAGTCAGCTATTTACAGTGAATACAGGAAGCAGAAGCtgttgcagttactgtataaCAACTATTATGAAACACCCTTTTTATTTGCAATTCAGCATTTTAACTATTGTAAGTTTTTTCCACTGATCGGCCGTTTTACAAACCTCAATGAGTTTGAGAATGAATGTATTGCTGACTAAAAGTACAATAGCAGCAACAGAAAACTATactcataatttctgcttttctcCCCTTTTTATATTCTTTCAGAACTGGTGATCCCAGACAACGCCAACGTCTTTTACGCCATGAACACCTCAGCTAACTTTGATTTCCTGCTACGGGTGCGAGGCACAGCGAGTCGGCCAGTCCAGCTGCGAAGCCGGTGTAGCTCCACACTCCCTCGCGCCCAGCACCGCTCCAGCCTGTCGCTTAGACTCAGCAAGGTCACACTGTGACCCTGGACTGCGGGGACCCAGCGGATTGCCCTTACACCACTGATCCAAGATGATACAGGGCATGGACCTGATGTGAACTGTTGTGTTTTAGATAAGGAGGCTGGAGGGATACATGGATGAGGAGCTCTGGTGGATTCAAGAAGGAACAGATAGAGTTTTTTAGACTCTTTTAAGAGCTCCACTTTGACTTTAATCTTGCCAGTTGAGCCTCACCCTGAACTGTGCCATCcctttttgtcctttgccaagcCCTAATGTGGAACATGGATGTGTAGCGTGACTGCTGTGCCAGTGGGACTTGCCTTTTGAATATTAATGCCTGTGACAGAGTGGAACAGCGACTCCTTGTGGCCTCCGCTCTTTACAACAACAGGTTTTTGCACATGTTATGGGAGCAGACCACACTCGACCTCCAACAGTATTCTGATATTGAATGGACTTGTTTTTGTCCTGTGATGTCTATGTAGCTGAACATGTACTTTTCTGATAATAGAAGTGTGATGAATGCAGAAAGAGAAGACGGATGGTGAAATAGAAGGAGAAGTGGACTGAGTGTCCAGTCTTGTTGCCTTTAATCGATGAATGAATGGACTTTCGATAGTATTCTGAAtgatattaatgaattaattgattgacaggAGCTGTGATGTCATTATTTCTCCTAGTTGGACAGGTTTACCTGCCATGTCCGGCTCGTGCACAgtgttcactgtgtgtgtccAGCCCCTCTCATATTGTGAGCTGTGTGACGAATGTTGCGTGCATTCTGATTGGTTCCATTACTTGGTTTTAACAAGTCCTTGGCAACTATTGAAATGGCCTTACCTGCCCTAGCTTTAGGGTGTAAAGATGACATTTGTGCTGCGTTCTATTCCAGAAAGACATTCCCTCACATTTTCagaattttttgaaaaaaagaaaggagatTATAGATGTAcaaggacagagaggaggaatgaAGTGACTTCCTGGAATGGAAAATACCAACATGTCTCAAACTGATGCATACTTGTACCTCTTTGCCCCTCATTATATGAACTACAGAGTTGCACTTGTCAGTTGGTCGGGGATGCCAATGGGATGTGAAAACAGAAGAGTGAACAAGCCGCTCTGTAAGTGGTTTTCTCCCTCTTCACTAAATGAATTACTATTTTTGTTATTAATTGTTgctttttacatgtttttgtaACACAATTCAGGCCAGCAATGTATGCCACATTGGAGAGAGATGAAGTAAATGTTAACGAATTCAGtgtcataaaaaaagaagaagccagTACCAGATAATACTGTGATACATGTGGAAATCTTTACTGAGGGACACATCACatcattaaacacacaaaagcCAAACACCTTTTCACCCAGTAAACACCTATCTGTTCCCAACATCATAGTTTCACAGCATCATCACCAACGCTTCTCACCTGTCACATTAAAGcgtcctttttttctttcagttataATCCACTCCTACAGACCTTACAATATCATGCTATTGTGCCAATTTGTGCAACCAGTTCATGTTTATTGGTTGATATTTTAAATTCCCTCTAGAATAACTGGTTTACTGTTGTTAATGGCCCAGTTAGGCCAATCATTTGTCCCATGCAGCACTTcactttaaatgttaaatcaccCTCGGTTTCTGTGTTCTTCACTGCCAAAGACTCTTCCTCtacctgaataaataaattattatcaCTATTATGATGGTTGTCCTCTGTGTTTTTGATTACCTCTCATCTTTGGTCGAATGCTCTGAATCCATAATAAGTAACATATTTCTAACATAAAATGATTTTGTTGAAACGCAACTTTGTTTTGTGatggttttatattttttatattttaaaggtCATCTatctcagtggttcccaaccttttttccttggcgccccccctacttatgtctaagaaaagctgagccccccctccaaaaccgaagttgaggtaactctcgaaatagagccttactttcttttttgatacagaggagttatcagcacttttacgtttctccgccatgtttcattcataaaatagtgatgccgtggcgggatgatagcagctagcagctgacctgatgacagcaagggtcacaggttaagaggtcccggaggtttggcctactaagtagcctgcctacaattttaagcgagaacaaaaatatatagtttttatacagacttttgtatacattatatattctagtgtattatcataatttaacgtgcaaagattttttttttttacctcaacctcaaaccagataaagacttgcgcaccccctgtgatctttgccgcccccctgaggaccccaggttgggaaccactgatctatCTGACTACACAAACAACCACACTGCTATCCtgaattagttgactttacaAGAAATTTGCATGGAACCATCTGCCTTAAACCATCtaagtttttacacaaggtgaaacttaacaggtcaagttgtattaaagctttagtgcgtaactttttttatattaaacgtccgttacattcaagccattgccaaatgagttgatacaaagctaatttagactatcagcttcacaaaactctctctgtatttctcagtatggctttgttcagaaactggtgtcgtGCAGCGACTTTCGTGCGAAAAAcatcaagtgaagataattacatcttctgaagagtccatcatgttttttttaatcctccgtgtcctccttggcaactgcgtggaggacgggtgggggtggtggccgatcacggaaggctttgTATCATGATGCGCCGACATTTTTGTTGTCACAAcaacttagaattcctcatgggggagacagaaactacgcactatagctttaagcagAGATAATTTCTGAatgggaggggcggggtcatTTGAATTGTTCTGCGCTGAAGcgatgcaaaggctcatggtaaaaaaaacactatagGCTATGTTCTGAACTGTTTCTGTTCTAgttaagtgtgttttaataatgttctgttaatgttttgggtatgcatttatgttatctgggttttagttgtgtatggttgatttagtgttcatgtttaccTACATGTATTGTTGCACCATGACTGAGACCCAGGGAGGGACTGATGGCTTCTGGGCAGTGGCAGTAATAGGTTTCAGGCACTCAAATTGGAAATCAGTAACTCTTGCAATTGAGtgaatttttttcaattttgtcCATTGGAAATTTCCAATGTTGGATCTGTTTTATTTACTTACTGGTTTCTGGAACAAGAGTAGTGGCTACATTGTTCTAAAAGCAAGGCTGTCAtaaggaaaaaaacatagtggtaatatgtaggctatattatttgttttgtagtgaaaattagcataatgcATAATGTATGATATGTTTCTTTGTATGTTttaaggtccaatatgtaatatatttactgtaataaatccaaaaatgacccaatgcgtcatcagatattaaggaaacatgctaagttgaaatactatcttttctgacaacaatgctaatgccagtattttcgttagctcaaaacgccattcaagtgacagcctttgttgtgtttgattgctaacttgtagccagcagtgaacgaacttcgttataggtccatttttattgttgCTTGACACGTCAAATTGACCATGACGTTTCTTTGTATTTGTATCTGGGGAAAGAAATGAAGATCACAAACAAACATAGTAGTAGTTTTCTCACAAATAATAACATGGCAAACTTTATATCTGTATAACTTGAACAAGCCTCACAAGtcattgtcgcaaagtgacgatgcgcaactcacatctgcactcgactcacatcgggtagtgacaacGGAATTTctatttgtgttttggcctgtgtgttgttatcaactgcccagtttgacagccaggccgggttgccagatataacgttacctgtaaaaacgtaaaccctgTACgctagctgtaacgttagtacagccatgaaagcagcaaacaaacgaacagaatcaacggagatagattctacccgacctaaaaaaacggcatgtttctaacagttgcatgaccagagacgtaacaaaccccgggtaaatactggagatgtatttgaaagatggaggtcagcttagagcccaaaaggatgcTGAGTTgactaatttcctcctgaacaggtagctaagcattagcttcaggctaatttatcatggctacaagggacgggcattttatgtcatttcaacatgcgtGTACTCACACGCATGTTGTTAGAGTACCTGAGTTGGttacttgcaaaaacaattgagacacagccagtaaagtgatcctgaTTGGTCCTGGCTaatgccgccatgctaaccctacactgctaacgttaccggaggaccaggcatgCGGGCAACGACTGTTTACaacatgtagcctgttcagcggccgtagccgacaatggtgagttattttaagccaagaaagggaggctgtaaatcaggaagagaggaccgtgagtttgcagtgtgtttagcgattgctcctgtaattctaagccaataaagtgtgttcagtcaggtggagaggacggtaaggtagtgttatttttagcggttcctacagTAATTCTAAGCCTATGAAGTGTGTATGTCCGtcaggtggagaggacggcaaggttgTTGTGTTCTTAGTGGTTtctactgtaattctaagccgtaaaagtgtgtctgtcagttgggtacagagcgcCGCATGGGCTTTTATGACTCCGCTGTAAAGtgatgtctggctatgtgagacacgcgtctagcaacattgttgtggatgctgcggtctcagcctggcaacctccgtgaacttcaagtctggggaggagggggcgggggagacaactctctccagtattttgaatttgtactgcaactatttagtaatgacaacaaaacatgatggactcttcag
This sequence is a window from Sander lucioperca isolate FBNREF2018 chromosome 11, SLUC_FBN_1.2, whole genome shotgun sequence. Protein-coding genes within it:
- the rgl1 gene encoding ral guanine nucleotide dissociation stimulator-like 1 isoform X1 produces the protein MISHYPLATLMPWQGPNHHYPDLDCTLLPEGEGGVTLQRYQPRFPESSPRHWSSVQDWGEEVEEGAIYNVTLKRVQIQQAANKGARWLGAEGDRLPPGHTVSQLETCKIRSIRAGTLERLVETLLTAFGDNDLTYTSIFLSTYRAFTSTQTVLQLLLDRYGSVEENEQGTGRCKGSETNGAIRSALASILRAWLDQCPEDFQEPPDYPCLHRLMDYLRKTLPGSEALRRAEGLLEQLQSQASMEDTDAGFHGNSSFCLGEEEEVEIEVQEDFLSFEADLVAEQLTYMDALLFKKVVPHHCLGSIWSQRDKKHNKHSAPTIRATITQFNAVAACVVSTVLKHRQIRPHVRARVIQRWIDIAQECRIRKNFSSLRAIVSALQSNPLYRLKRAWACVHKDSMQTFEELSDIFSDHNNYLTSRELLMREGTSKFASLENCAKEHQKRTHKRLQLQKEMGAMQGTIPYLGTFLTDLTMLDTALPDIVEGGLNNFEKRRREFEVIAQIKLLQSACNSYCLAPDSAFLRWFKSQVLLSEEESYALSCEIEGLGDSSPTSPKPRKSMVKRLSLLFLGPDNNTASSPVRETPRSPPTGSSGESMDSVSVSSSDSSSPSDSEGLTPTHTSDSQQNKLSESSSCNSLHSMDTSSSTASVSMTPASPSLPGPPCTHRRSISLTPLSPSSPSQSPAYNTQAQDACIIRVSLEHGNGNLYKSILLTNQDKTPAVISRAMAKHNLEVEPEEGYELVQVISEERELVIPDNANVFYAMNTSANFDFLLRVRGTASRPVQLRSRCSSTLPRAQHRSSLSLRLSKVTL
- the rgl1 gene encoding ral guanine nucleotide dissociation stimulator-like 1 isoform X2, with protein sequence MKETLTMKFAWKSKMSSVQDWGEEVEEGAIYNVTLKRVQIQQAANKGARWLGAEGDRLPPGHTVSQLETCKIRSIRAGTLERLVETLLTAFGDNDLTYTSIFLSTYRAFTSTQTVLQLLLDRYGSVEENEQGTGRCKGSETNGAIRSALASILRAWLDQCPEDFQEPPDYPCLHRLMDYLRKTLPGSEALRRAEGLLEQLQSQASMEDTDAGFHGNSSFCLGEEEEVEIEVQEDFLSFEADLVAEQLTYMDALLFKKVVPHHCLGSIWSQRDKKHNKHSAPTIRATITQFNAVAACVVSTVLKHRQIRPHVRARVIQRWIDIAQECRIRKNFSSLRAIVSALQSNPLYRLKRAWACVHKDSMQTFEELSDIFSDHNNYLTSRELLMREGTSKFASLENCAKEHQKRTHKRLQLQKEMGAMQGTIPYLGTFLTDLTMLDTALPDIVEGGLNNFEKRRREFEVIAQIKLLQSACNSYCLAPDSAFLRWFKSQVLLSEEESYALSCEIEGLGDSSPTSPKPRKSMVKRLSLLFLGPDNNTASSPVRETPRSPPTGSSGESMDSVSVSSSDSSSPSDSEGLTPTHTSDSQQNKLSESSSCNSLHSMDTSSSTASVSMTPASPSLPGPPCTHRRSISLTPLSPSSPSQSPAYNTQAQDACIIRVSLEHGNGNLYKSILLTNQDKTPAVISRAMAKHNLEVEPEEGYELVQVISEERELVIPDNANVFYAMNTSANFDFLLRVRGTASRPVQLRSRCSSTLPRAQHRSSLSLRLSKVTL